Below is a genomic region from Candidatus Omnitrophota bacterium.
CTTCAATTCTTCGTCGCGGTATTGATTGATCGCTTCGGCCCCTTGATGAAGCGCTTCTCCGATGGCGTCGGCGGCCTGAAGCAGGGCGGAATGCTCCGCCTTGGCGTAGGATATCTGCTCGCCGGTCCAGGGAATTTCATACCGCAAGCGGTCGGCGTATATCGGTTTGCCGAAATCCATTTCGAAGGCGCCGACGTTCACTCCAATCGCCAGATGCTTCTTATCCTTCTTCCATTCGTGATCGTAAAACGTTCTCTCCATGAAGATCAATACGTCCACGTCGAGAGAGGGAATCCGGTCGAAGAAATCGCTGGGATTGATGGCGGATTTCATTTTCCACTGATCCGCCAGGCTGGCCAATACCGTTTCCGCCTGCGCTTTTTGAAGGGGATTGTCGAAAGCGTCGAGCGTTACGACTTCCTGGCACATCGCCGACAAGAATTGCGTCATTTTCTCGTGAAGGCGCCAATCTACTCGCTTGTTCGCATCGTCCAACTTGAGTGTATAAAAGAAGGCCCGGATGCCTCGCTGTTTTTCCAGTTGATAATCCCAAAACTGAATCTGTTGATATTTCGGCTCCGTTTTAACCGATTTAAACCAATCCGCCGGAGAAAGACTAAACTGGGCGAACGTCCCCCCCAGCATCAGAAGCGCCGCCATCGACAAGGTCAATCCCATGATTCCATTTCCTTACGCCGCGCCGGAACGTTCAAGGGCGGAAAAAACCTTGCTCTCGCCACCCGTCAATGGTGGGCTACGTTTCGCTGTGAGCCCACCCTTCTATTATAGCGAAAGCCTTCGAATCCTTTAGCGCAAAAAGAAAAAAGACCGCGTTGAACGGCCTTTTCCCTTCCAAATTCAAGCGGATCGATTCGTTGATTTAATTCCGCGTAATGGTTAAAACCGTTTTCGGTTCGCCTTCCACAACCGGAGGACTGTCTACGTACAGACCCGAATCGGGATTGACGATGCGAAGGCGGAATTCCTTGACCGTCTCGCTCTCTTTCCAACCGAGATAGGTTGCGATAGTGGTTTCGGGAACGAATTGGAACAACTCGTCAAGGTTCATCGAATCGTCCGAGAAAATCGCCGTTAGTTGAATATTGATGTCTATGAAGTTTTCAATAATCGGCAAGGGGATCAAATCCTGTTCGGCGGGATTTTCTATTTCCGCCGGGAAGAGATAGATTCGCGTCGTAGATTCCAGACTGCTCGATCCCCGGAAATTGTCTCCTGCGATATAAAGATCGTTCAAGCCGCTGCCGTCTATGTCGCTCAACGTTATTGAACTCCAATCGCCGTCCTTGGAATAGAGAAGAGGACGCAGCGGCGCCGACAGGTTGAAATGCAGTGTAACCGGCATCGCGTTGCCGATGCGAAGTGAGACGGGAATGTCTCCCGTAGCGTCTATAACCATCGGGGAGAACGTTAGGTCCACGCCGTCGCCGAAGGGCGATTCGAAATAATCCACCTTCGAACCATCGATTCCCGGCGCCAGGTTGCCCTCGACGACGTAGGGCTTTCCGCCCACGTCGATATTCAATTTTGAATCCGTAAGGCCCGTTCCGTTACAAACCAACGTAAAAGCCTGGTCTTGCTGCAAGGGGTAAATCTCTTCGGCGGGATGGAAGGAAACGTTCGTTCCGTCGAAGATGATGAGAAATTCTGAGATTTCGATTCCGCCCTCGCCTGTTCCCGCGTCGAGTTTCAAATCGGCGCCCGCGCTTTCCAATTGAGAACTAGCGTTGCGCACGATAACGGTCGCCAATCCGGGCGAGAGCGCTTTTAATGGAGAGGCGTCGGCCAACAGTTCCGTCAAACTGGCGGAAAGAACCGGCAACTCCACTTCCTGCAACCCTAGCGAGACGACGATCGCAGAAGTTCCGCCTGCCGCCGATCCCGCCAGAGCGGGCCGGAAATGCTGCCCGTAAACCGCAAGAATCGCTCCGCCTTCGGAAGCCTGATAAAACGTGGTTGGACTGATTTGAGTAATCACCGGCTTGGGCGCAGCGCGATAGGTAAGCGAAACGTGTTCGGATGCGATTCCGCCAACGACTACGGATATCTTCACGGTTGCGTCTTGGTCGACTTGCGAAAGCGGGGGCAAAACGGTATGCAAGCCGTCAGTGGTTTCCGTAAAGGGTAATTCGACGTCGCCGCCGTCAGGCAGAGTGAAGATCGCCTTTTCCACGGACGTCAGATTAACGCCGGTAAGCGATACGGCGTTTTCCGCGTCGGCGTAGAGAGCGTCATCGGTCTCGATCTCAACCTTGCGGATTTCCGGAATCTTGGTCGCGCCGCCCGTGTTGTCGAAAACGCGGATATTGTCCAGGTAAGCCCCTTCCGCCGTATAGGAACTATCGCTCTGGAAGCGGAAAGCGATGCGCAGCGATTCCGCTTTGGGCAAGACTGTTTCTATATGAATGAAATCTTCCTGCGTCAAAGGATCATATGGATCCTTGGTGGGATTCGATTGGCCGAAGAAGCCGTCGAACGATCCCTTCGCCAATACGCCATTGGTGAAGGCGGTTTTGTCGGTTACAACCATCCCGTCACTGTTAAGGTCCAACGGCTGCCATTGACCGGCGTAAGTCGCTTCGACGATCAGAAAATCCTCGATCGCCGCGATGGGCGCATCGAGAGAAAAGGCGATTTCGAAGGAAAGCGTAGGCATCGCCGCGCCGGAAGTGTTGAAAACTTGATCGATGACCAAAATAGAGGTTTGCCAACTTTGATAAGAGTCGCCCCATTTCGAGTTGAAACCGGCGCTATGCGGCGGGCTGATAACGGCGCCGTAGGGATGGTTTCCTTTTTCCGTAACAATCACCCACGGAACGATTAAGTTATCCGCCGGAATCCGGCCTTCGCTATAGAGCACATCCCAGTTTTCCGGCGCGTCCTGCACTGTTGATATGCCGCCGCCAGGCAATTCGTCGATGGAATCGAAATCCATCGAATACGGTTCGAATTGAGAAGGCGCGGGAATCTCTGTCGGAGTCGGCGTCGCTTCAATAGGCGTTTCCGTCGGCGTGGGCGTCGCTTCCTCTGGCGTAGGCGTATCTACGACAGGTTCAGGCGTAGAAGAAGGCGTCGGAGTCAGCGTCGGCGTGGGCGTTATCTCCACGGGTCCCGATGTAGGCGTGGAAGGAATAGGCGTTGCCGTCGGCGTGGGCGTATCCGTTGCGATAGGAATCTCCGTCGGCGTCGGCGTTTCTGTTGCAGAGGAAATTTCCGTTGGCGTTGGAGTCGGCGTATCCGTCGCAGAGGGGATTTCCGTTGGAGATGGAGTAGGAGTATCCGTCGCGGAAGGAATCTCCGTCGGCGTAACGGTTGGAGTAGGAGTAGGCGCCGTGGCGCTAACGACGGCGTGATAGGATTGAATGAAGAGCATTAAATCCCATTTATCAATTTTTCCATTGCCGTCGAGATCGGTCTTCAAGGCGGATGGATCGTCCTTTCCCCATTCCTGAGACAATAAGAAAAGATCAAGCGCATCCCATCGATTGGCGCTATCGATAAACAAATCTTTATCGGCGGATTGTCCCATAGTCATAAGTGAAGTTGAAAGGTGCAAACAAATCAGTAAAGAAAAATGGAAGAATGGTGAGAGACGCTTAGGCGCCAAATGAAATTGCATCGCGGCCATTTCCCTTCAAAATATTTTCTATTGACTCACTCATGTTACGCAGCCAGAACTATCACGCCATTGGAAAAATCGTTAAAGAAATTTCTCCTCCCAGCCTTGAAAGGCTGGGCTATTTTAAATGCCCCTTTAAAGGGGCAAATGACAATAGCCCGCCGTTTCAACGGCGGGTTGACTTTTTCTTCGCGCGTAACATGAGTTACCAATATTCCAAACTCGATGATTAGAATACACTATAGCATACCCGCTATCGCTTTGTCACGTTTTCATAAAAAACATAAGATTGACTCCCCTTTTCCCTTTTTCAAGAGTAGTTAGAATCAGAACGGATTTAGGGCTGCATTCGATCGGCTGTTCCCGTTTCAACGAATTGGTTATTGTATACTCAATGAGAGCCGCAGGCAAAGGAAAACGCCGTGACAAAAATCGCCGTCATCTCCGATACGCACGTTCCGGAATATGGAAATTTGCCCTCTACTCTTCTGAAAGACTTGGAGAAAATGGACGCCATCATCCATCTAGGCGATTTCTGCAATACGCAGACCTATATGGATTTTCAGAAAACGGCGCCCGTCGTAGCGGTTTTCGGCAACTGCGATTGCGATGAATTGAAAGCGCAGTTGCCGGAGAAAAAAAAGATCGAAATCGACGGCTTCAATCTAGGCATCATTCACGGCTGGGGGCCGAGAAAAAACCTGGAGAAGCGCGTAGCCCAAGTCTTCACTGGGGTGGATATTATTCTTTTCGGCCATTCCCACGTCCCCATGTGGGCGATCGTCGAAGACATCCCGCTTTTCAATCCCGGAAGCGTGTCGATGAATGTTCAAGGGCCAGGCTCCTATGGAATCCTGGAACTGGGCGATACGATCGAACATCGATTCATCTTGCTGGATTAAGAAGCCGATCCTTTCAGTTTATCCATCCACTCCTGGGCGTTTTCCTTAGTAATCAGCGCCGTCGGCAATTTGATCGTTTTTTCC
It encodes:
- a CDS encoding metallophosphoesterase, coding for MTKIAVISDTHVPEYGNLPSTLLKDLEKMDAIIHLGDFCNTQTYMDFQKTAPVVAVFGNCDCDELKAQLPEKKKIEIDGFNLGIIHGWGPRKNLEKRVAQVFTGVDIILFGHSHVPMWAIVEDIPLFNPGSVSMNVQGPGSYGILELGDTIEHRFILLD